From a single Candoia aspera isolate rCanAsp1 chromosome 2, rCanAsp1.hap2, whole genome shotgun sequence genomic region:
- the NAA35 gene encoding N-alpha-acetyltransferase 35, NatC auxiliary subunit produces the protein MVMKASVEDDDSGWEMNIAEKMEKSNTSWIDITQDFENCCKELKLGELLHDKLFGLFEAMSAIEMMDPKMDAGMIGNQVNRKVLNFEQAIKDGTIKVKDLSLPELIGIMDTCFCCLITWLEGHSLAQTVFTCLYIHNPDFIEDPAMKAFALGILKICDIAREKVNKAAVFEEEDFQSMTYGFKMANSVTDLRVTGMLKDVEDDLQRRVKSTRSRQGEERDPEVELEHQQCFAVFSRVKFTRILLTVLIAFTKKETSAVAEAQKLMTQAADLLSAIHNLIHHGIQAQNDTTKGDHPIMMGFEPLVNQRLLPPTFPRYAKIIKREEMVNYFSKLIERIKTVCEVINLTNLHCILDFFCEFSEQSPCVLSRSLLQTTFLVDNKKVFGTHLMQDMVKDALRSFVSPPVLSPKCCLYNNHQAKDYIDSFVTHCVRPFCSLIQIHGHNRARQRDKLGHILEEFATLQDEAEKVDAALHSMLLKQEPQRQHLACLGTWVLYHNLRIMIQYLLSGFELELYSMHEYYYIYWYLSEFLYAWLMSTLSRADSSQMAEERIMEEQQKGRSNKKTKKKKKARPLSREITMSQAYQNMCAGMYKTMIAFDMDGKVRKPKFELDSEQVRYEHRFAPFNSVITPPPVHYLQFKEMSDLNKYSPPPQSSDLYMAASKHFQQAKMILENISNPDHEVNRILKVAKPNIVVMKLLAGGHKKDSKVPPEFDFSPHRYFPVVKLV, from the exons CTTTGGTCTGTTTGAAGCCATGTCTGCTATTGAAATGATGGATCCTAAGATGGATGCTGGTATGATTGGAAACCAAGTTAATCGAAAAGTTCTTAACTTTGAACAAGCTATCAAG GATGGGACCATTAAAGTTAAAGACTTATCCTTGCCTGAATTGATAGGGATAATGGACACTTGCTTTTGCTGCTTG ATAACATGGCTAGAAGGCCATTCCTTGGCACAGACAGTATTCACCTGCCTCTACATTCATAATCCTGACTTTATTGAGGATCCTGCTATGAAGGCATTTGCACTAGGCATCCTAAAAATTTGTGATATTGCTAGAGAAAAAGTAAACAAAGCTGCAGTATTTGAAGAG GAAGATTTTCAGTCCATGACATATGGATTTAAAATGGCAAACAGTGTGACGGATCTTCGAGTTACAG GTATGCTAAAGGATGTTGAAGATGACCTGCAACGGCGAGTTAAG aGCACTCGAAGCCGACAAGGAGAAGAGAGAGATCCAGAAGTTGAACTTGAA CATCAGCAGTGCTTTGCAGTATTCAGCAGAGTGAAGTTTACTCGGATATTACTGACTGTATTAATAGCATTTACCAAGAAAGAG ACTAGTGCAGTTGCAGAAGCTCAGAAATTGATGACTCAGGCTGCTGATTTGCTTTCTGCTATTCACAACTTAATACATCATGGTATTCAGGCTCAGAATGATACAACAAAAGGAG accACCCTATAATGATGGGCTTTGAGCCACTAGTTAATCAGAGATTGCTTCCTCCAACTTTTCCTCGATATGCAAAAattattaaaagagaagaaatggtTAACTATTTTTCAAAACTTATAGAACGAATCAAAACTGTGTGTGAAGTCATCAACTTAACCAATTTGCATTGCATACTA GATTTTTTCTGTGAATTTAGTGAACAGTCACCTTGTGTTCTTTCAAGATCACTGTTACAG acaaCTTTTCTTGTGGACAATAAAAAAGTGTTTGGTACTCACCTTATGCAAGACATGGTAAAAGATGCCCTAAGATCTTTTGTCAGTCCTCCTGTACTTTCACCTAA GTGTTGTCTTTATAACAATCACCAGGCTAAGGACTATATTGACTCCTTTGTCACACACTGTGTTCGA ccattttGTAGTTTGATTCAAATTCATGGGCACAATAGAGCTCGACAGAGAGATAAACTTGGCCATATTCTTGAAGAGTTTGCTACTTTGCAAGATGAG GCAGAGAAAGTGGATGCAGCTCTTCACAGTATGCTCTTGAAACAAGAACCCCAAAGGCAGCATTTGGCATGCTTGGGAACTTGGGTCCTATACCATAATCTTCGCATTATGATACAGTATCTTCTCAGCGGGTTTGAATTGGAGCTATACAGTATGCATGAATATTATTACATATATTG GTACCTTTCTGAATTTCTGTATGCATGGCTAATGTCAACACTCAGTCGTGCTGATAGTTCTCAGATGGCTGAAGAAAGAATAATGGAAGAGCAACAGAAAGGCCGgagtaataaaaaaacaaagaaaaagaaaaaag CTCGTCCTCTGAGCAGAGAGATTACCATGAGCCAAGCCTATCAAAATATGTGTGCTGGGATGTACAAG ACTATGATTGCTTTCGACATGGATGGTAAAGTGAGAAAACCGAAATTTGAACTAGATAGTGAACAAGTTCGATATGAACATCGGTTTGCCCCATTCAACAGTGTCATCACACCACCACCTGTACACTATTTGCAATTCAAG GAAATGTCTGATCTAAACAAATACAGTCCTCCTCCTCAGTCTTCTGATCTCTACATGGCTGCTAGCAAACACTTCCAGCAAGCGAAAATGATACTGGAGAATATCTCTAACCCAGATCATGAG GTCAATCgaattcttaaagttgctaaaccCAATATTGTGGTTATGAAGttgctggcaggaggtcacaaaaaGGATTCTAAA